One segment of Peromyscus eremicus unplaced genomic scaffold, PerEre_H2_v1 PerEre#2#unplaced_113, whole genome shotgun sequence DNA contains the following:
- the LOC131901585 gene encoding uncharacterized protein LOC131901585 → MFSCFTCFGCSRRQKPKLPGRFRRVLRSICAHLCLFSCRKNEDDRIQEDGPIFDPRSPTYMQDVINHIPKAYKDGNYLFIGIILTIYHRFVTTWEMLDLIMDTYGPLQPDCMEDQEKRNALLSFLSIWTSKQPQDFRSPNLAVAKRLVKYLWPDEPAKDFTLQGEALEEQDCKMDDGLLREVNTEAPMQDALGMVETLHVGPTSAAEPREFLKTQDDTDLALGEPTVPEAGPVPLQTSDQPLPTDAQPPLEVAADVPDAGRLFLVSVVQLGAPEPFFPLPDVDID, encoded by the exons ATGTTCTCTTGCTTCACGTGTTTTGGTTGCTCACGCCGCCAAAAACCAAAGCTTCCTGGCCGGTTCCGACGTGTGCTGCGAAGTATTTGTGCACACCTCTGTCTATTTTCCTGTAGGAAAAATGAG GATGACAGGATTCAGGAAGACGGCCCCATATTTGATCCACGGAGCCCAACCTATATGCAAGACGTTATCAATCATATACCAAAAGCCTATAAGGATGGGAATTACCTATTTATAGGTATAATATTGACTATCTACCATAGGTTTGTGACCACCTGGGAGATGCTGGACTTAATTATGGACAC GTATGGACCTTTGCAGCCAGACTGTATGGAGGATCAGGAAAAAAGGAA TGCCTTGTTATCCTTCCTATCAATATGGACGTCAAAACAACCCCAGGACTTCAGGTCTCCAAACCTTGCCGTGGCCAAGAGGCTCGTGAAATATCTATGGCCCGATGAGCCTGCAAAAGACTTCACTCTCCAAGGGGAGGCGCTGGAGGAGCAGGACTGTAAAATGG ATGATGGACTCCTCAGGGAAGTTAATACAGAGGCACCCATGCAGGATGCATTAGGGATGGTGGAGACTCTACATGTGGGACCAACTTCTGCGGCAGAGCCCCGGGAATTTCTGAAAACCCAAGATGACACAGACCTGGCCCTTGGGGAACCAACCGTGCCAGAAGCTGGACCAGTACCACTTCAAACTTCAGACCAGCCTCTGCCCACTGATGCACAGCCACCTCTAGAAGTGGCTGCAGATGTTCCAGATGCTGGGCGGCTCTTTCTAGTTTCTGTTGTGCAACTGGGTGCACCAGAGCCCTTTTTCCCTCTGCCTGATGTTGACATAGATTGA